Proteins from one Mesotoga infera genomic window:
- the rd gene encoding rubredoxin: MMKYRCTICGYIYDPEVGDPDNGVDPGTGFDDVPDDWVCPLCGASKDDFEPID; the protein is encoded by the coding sequence GTGATGAAGTACAGATGTACGATTTGCGGGTATATCTATGATCCCGAAGTCGGAGATCCCGACAACGGTGTCGATCCCGGTACAGGCTTTGACGATGTTCCAGATGATTGGGTTTGCCCTTTGTGCGGAGCCAGTAAGGACGATTTTGAACCTATCGACTGA
- a CDS encoding class II SORL domain-containing protein has protein sequence MGIGELIKSADWKNEKHVPVIDIPESVIPGTAFDVTITVGKEIPHPNTIEHHIKWFDLYVKYDDGQLLVHLGHIELTPVTTQSRAVLSIKLEKSGTLIATSYCNIHGLWESSKKVDF, from the coding sequence ATGGGAATTGGAGAACTTATTAAGAGCGCCGACTGGAAGAACGAAAAACACGTACCAGTTATCGATATCCCCGAGTCAGTCATTCCCGGTACGGCATTCGATGTAACAATAACCGTCGGTAAGGAAATCCCACATCCGAATACCATCGAACATCACATCAAGTGGTTCGATCTATACGTCAAGTACGATGACGGACAACTACTGGTTCATCTGGGACATATCGAGTTGACACCCGTCACAACCCAATCCAGGGCAGTACTCAGCATCAAGCTCGAAAAGTCAGGAACCCTTATTGCAACTTCCTATTGCAATATTCATGGCCTTTGGGAAAGCTCCAAAAAAGTCGATTTTTAG
- a CDS encoding cytochrome c biogenesis CcdA family protein: MNELTAVATGTLVISPILSPIVSTSVTYSSAFLGGLLSFFSPCILPLIPVFFGVLMGGASDGKARLLRGIFFTLGMSLFFFVLGIGATGLGTFIRQNEVLMNILSGSLFVLFGFLYLFEIGFKGVKLNVWKLGGSAISGFILGAVLGLVWVPCAGPILGSILVLAANQNTLGEGGIMLLIYSLGLSIPFLTLSGLVARITSRISFGGESHWRKVMRIAVFLILVAAGILTMTGNLNLLQFTTGG; encoded by the coding sequence ATGAATGAATTAACGGCTGTTGCAACGGGTACGCTAGTAATCTCTCCGATACTCAGTCCAATAGTAAGCACGAGTGTAACTTACAGCAGTGCCTTTCTTGGAGGGCTTTTGTCTTTCTTCTCTCCTTGTATTCTTCCGCTCATACCTGTTTTCTTCGGTGTTCTTATGGGAGGAGCGTCTGATGGAAAGGCACGTTTACTCAGAGGGATTTTCTTCACGCTTGGTATGTCACTCTTCTTCTTCGTATTGGGAATCGGAGCCACCGGTCTGGGCACTTTCATAAGACAGAACGAAGTTTTAATGAACATATTGTCTGGAAGTCTCTTCGTTCTTTTCGGCTTCCTCTATCTCTTCGAAATAGGTTTTAAAGGTGTGAAACTGAACGTCTGGAAACTCGGAGGATCGGCCATCAGCGGGTTCATTCTCGGAGCAGTTCTCGGGCTGGTTTGGGTACCGTGCGCCGGCCCTATACTCGGTTCAATACTGGTACTGGCTGCCAACCAGAACACTCTGGGCGAAGGAGGAATCATGTTGCTGATCTATTCGCTTGGTTTGAGCATTCCATTCCTCACATTGAGCGGATTAGTGGCGAGGATTACTTCTAGAATTTCTTTTGGAGGCGAGAGTCACTGGAGAAAGGTTATGAGAATCGCCGTGTTCCTTATCCTGGTGGCGGCAGGGATACTTACTATGACTGGAAATCTAAATTTGCTGCAATTTACAACGGGAGGTTGA
- a CDS encoding thioredoxin family protein has product MRRILVLLVLLFAVAVFSYVGMLDDFDTAMRLASIEKKEAIIMFSDKNCSYCVKFEKETLADRNVQEILKAGFVFAQIYKSNPGKATFPVQGDSKEYSYSDLYTAFGVRGTPTFWFYTIDGAPLTQLPGYVPASDFIPILRFIGEKAYETVKFDDYRKMPSKYIGTAALVKVNEEDYGFVLAKDPLAREYNGEEFDPFTVWLTKDLATGQQLFERGAFRVLVLN; this is encoded by the coding sequence GTGAGAAGGATATTAGTTTTGCTCGTTTTACTGTTCGCCGTCGCGGTTTTTTCTTATGTGGGAATGCTTGACGACTTCGATACGGCAATGAGACTTGCTTCTATCGAGAAAAAAGAAGCGATTATTATGTTCTCCGACAAGAACTGTAGCTACTGTGTGAAGTTCGAAAAGGAAACTCTTGCAGACAGGAATGTCCAGGAGATCTTGAAGGCTGGTTTCGTGTTCGCCCAAATATACAAATCCAATCCTGGTAAGGCTACCTTTCCAGTCCAGGGAGACAGCAAAGAGTACTCTTATAGTGATCTCTACACGGCCTTCGGTGTAAGGGGGACTCCTACCTTCTGGTTCTACACGATTGACGGAGCACCACTTACACAGCTGCCCGGCTATGTGCCCGCCAGTGATTTCATTCCGATATTGAGGTTCATTGGAGAGAAGGCCTATGAGACTGTGAAGTTCGACGACTACAGGAAAATGCCATCAAAATACATAGGAACGGCCGCACTTGTGAAGGTAAATGAAGAGGATTACGGGTTTGTCCTTGCCAAAGACCCGCTGGCCAGGGAGTACAACGGTGAAGAGTTTGACCCCTTTACGGTCTGGCTAACAAAAGATCTGGCAACTGGCCAACAGCTATTCGAGAGAGGGGCCTTCAGAGTCCTTGTTTTGAACTGA
- a CDS encoding macro domain-containing protein yields the protein MHVHLLERGRVLQLEIADITVQEVDAIVNPANAYLRHGGGVAGALVRAGGREIQLESDALVKRDGPLEVSGVAVTDSGTLKAGKIIHVLGPQLGEKKIEEKLYDSFMNVYKKAGSMGIVTLAMPAISTGIFGVSVRICAKKFFQATVDYFKNYPSSSLKLIKMCLINSKTYSEFLSISFDYFSSKQGL from the coding sequence ATGCATGTCCATTTGCTTGAAAGGGGCAGGGTATTGCAACTGGAAATCGCCGATATTACTGTTCAGGAGGTCGATGCGATTGTTAATCCGGCAAACGCCTATCTAAGACATGGAGGTGGAGTTGCCGGAGCGCTTGTCAGGGCAGGCGGTAGAGAAATTCAACTAGAAAGCGACGCACTGGTGAAGAGAGATGGGCCTTTGGAAGTTTCCGGAGTTGCAGTGACAGACTCTGGTACACTGAAAGCTGGCAAGATCATACACGTTCTTGGTCCACAACTGGGCGAGAAGAAAATCGAAGAGAAGCTCTACGACTCCTTCATGAACGTATATAAGAAGGCCGGCTCCATGGGTATTGTTACCCTGGCAATGCCGGCCATATCTACGGGTATATTCGGCGTTTCAGTTCGCATATGTGCCAAAAAATTTTTCCAAGCCACTGTGGACTATTTCAAAAACTATCCATCTTCATCGTTGAAACTGATAAAGATGTGCCTCATAAACAGCAAAACGTACTCGGAATTTCTCTCGATATCCTTCGATTACTTCAGTTCAAAACAAGGACTCTGA
- a CDS encoding replication-associated recombination protein A — translation MSISETNWKPLSERIRPRTFDDLVGQEHLTGKKGIIRGAVESGRLFSMILYGPPGTGKTTIGELIRTYLGKNYHFEFFSASLQGTADLKKHFSHGERLKAVGQQLVLFVDEIHRLNKSQQDVFLPVTERGTIILIGATTENPSFEVNPALLSRCRLVILKQLNAADISRLLSRALERDAVLSTSGVSVDDEVIKVISSSSGGDARIALNLLDTLVESAAALEREKLDLELMNELSVLPSGRYTKKGEEHYDIASAFIKSMRGSDPDAALYYMIRMLEGGEDPKFIARRMVIFSSEDIGLSDPMALVIAISAFEAVNTVGLPECILNLSEAAIYMSVATKSNRVNEAMITARDRVRKTPNLPVPLKLRNAVTNMMKELGYGKEYHYPHDRGGFSREYYLPEEIKQEIYYKPGNMGKERQLAERLKTLWKGMKEYPEE, via the coding sequence TTGAGTATTTCAGAAACGAACTGGAAACCCTTAAGTGAAAGGATCAGACCTCGTACCTTCGACGACCTGGTCGGACAGGAACATCTGACAGGAAAGAAAGGGATAATCAGGGGAGCCGTAGAGAGCGGCCGGCTCTTTTCCATGATACTGTACGGCCCCCCAGGCACGGGAAAGACCACCATAGGAGAGCTCATCAGGACCTATCTGGGAAAAAACTACCATTTCGAGTTCTTCAGTGCAAGCCTTCAGGGGACGGCAGACCTGAAGAAACACTTCTCACACGGTGAGAGATTGAAGGCAGTCGGTCAACAGCTGGTTCTCTTCGTAGACGAGATACACAGATTGAACAAAAGTCAACAAGACGTTTTTTTACCTGTTACCGAGCGCGGTACGATTATATTGATAGGAGCGACGACTGAGAACCCGAGTTTCGAAGTCAATCCGGCCTTGCTGTCGCGTTGCCGTCTGGTGATCCTCAAGCAATTGAATGCAGCAGATATATCACGCCTGCTATCTCGCGCGCTGGAACGAGACGCAGTTCTATCCACATCCGGCGTATCGGTAGATGATGAAGTTATAAAAGTAATCTCCAGCAGCAGCGGAGGCGATGCCCGCATAGCCCTCAATCTACTGGATACTCTTGTGGAAAGCGCCGCCGCGCTTGAAAGGGAGAAGCTAGATCTCGAGCTGATGAATGAGCTTTCGGTCCTTCCTTCTGGACGGTACACAAAAAAAGGTGAAGAGCATTACGATATAGCATCTGCCTTCATCAAGAGTATGAGGGGAAGCGATCCCGATGCAGCCCTTTATTATATGATTAGAATGCTTGAGGGAGGAGAAGATCCGAAATTCATTGCCCGACGCATGGTGATCTTTTCCTCCGAGGATATAGGACTTTCCGATCCTATGGCACTTGTAATTGCCATATCGGCTTTTGAAGCTGTCAACACTGTGGGGCTACCAGAATGTATTCTCAACCTCTCGGAGGCAGCGATTTATATGTCTGTTGCGACCAAAAGCAACAGGGTGAATGAGGCCATGATTACGGCTCGCGATCGAGTCAGAAAAACACCGAATCTTCCGGTACCTCTAAAGCTAAGGAACGCCGTGACGAATATGATGAAGGAACTCGGATACGGAAAGGAGTACCACTATCCGCACGACAGAGGTGGTTTCTCAAGGGAGTACTACCTGCCAGAGGAGATCAAACAGGAGATCTACTACAAACCAGGAAACATGGGCAAAGAGCGACAGTTAGCCGAGAGATTGAAAACCCTTTGGAAGGGAATGAAGGAGTATCCGGAGGAATGA
- a CDS encoding NAD-dependent epimerase/dehydratase family protein encodes MGENYLVTGGAGFIGSHIVDALIKDGKIPIVIDNLSSGKIENLDPRALFYQQDITDREMMEKIFMLHKPKAVFHLAAQISVSRSVKEPEEDAKVNIIGTIGLLQMAIKYGVEKIIFSSTGGAIYGDDVKKIPTDENEFPKPLSPYGIAKFSTENYLRFFACEYGLKYATLRYANVYGPRQDPHGEAGVVAIFSRRMLKSDDVVIFGDGECVRDYVYVEDVARANLLAMDRLENDTVNIGTAIGTSVNELFEKMKAISGYSGKAIHEAPRPGDLKKSILNYSKASTLLDWEPTVTLEKGLEKTIEYFRNELETLK; translated from the coding sequence GTGGGTGAGAATTACCTTGTTACGGGCGGTGCCGGTTTCATCGGTTCCCACATAGTAGATGCGCTTATAAAAGATGGGAAGATCCCGATAGTTATAGATAATCTTTCGAGTGGAAAAATAGAGAACCTCGATCCAAGAGCTCTTTTTTACCAGCAAGATATAACCGACCGAGAGATGATGGAGAAGATTTTCATGCTCCACAAGCCCAAAGCTGTATTCCATCTTGCAGCACAGATAAGCGTTTCGAGATCGGTGAAAGAACCGGAAGAAGATGCTAAGGTCAATATAATAGGTACAATCGGTCTGTTGCAGATGGCGATCAAGTACGGAGTGGAAAAAATCATCTTTTCTTCCACAGGTGGAGCCATATACGGGGACGATGTCAAAAAGATACCAACCGATGAAAATGAATTTCCCAAACCTCTCTCCCCTTATGGAATAGCTAAATTCTCCACAGAGAATTACCTTCGGTTCTTCGCCTGCGAGTATGGTCTGAAGTACGCCACACTCAGATATGCCAACGTTTATGGACCCAGACAGGACCCCCACGGCGAAGCCGGAGTAGTTGCCATCTTTTCCAGGAGAATGCTGAAAAGCGACGATGTGGTTATCTTCGGCGACGGTGAATGCGTGAGGGATTACGTGTATGTGGAAGATGTGGCTAGGGCTAATTTGCTGGCCATGGATAGACTTGAAAACGACACGGTGAATATTGGCACGGCGATCGGAACCTCGGTAAATGAGCTTTTCGAGAAGATGAAGGCAATCTCGGGCTACTCCGGTAAAGCGATTCATGAAGCTCCGAGACCGGGAGATTTAAAGAAATCGATACTGAACTACTCTAAGGCGAGCACACTTCTGGACTGGGAGCCCACAGTGACGCTGGAAAAAGGACTGGAAAAGACTATTGAGTATTTCAGAAACGAACTGGAAACCCTTAAGTGA
- a CDS encoding uracil-DNA glycosylase, with protein sequence MTDYVKRKEHLLGVISKINDCTRCPLSTTRNNVVPGEGSIQSPIMFVGEGPGADEDASGRPFVGKAGQLLTKILESVKIDRQDVYITNIVKCRPPNNRVPTTEEKSACAPYLLSQIAIVRPKVIVALGATALSFFVNDEKIRMTEARGKLYDWLGGIKIFVMFHPSYLLRYPSRDPGSPKSLTWEDIQKIRKMYDRLIEGREIES encoded by the coding sequence GTGACAGATTACGTAAAAAGAAAGGAACATCTGCTCGGAGTGATAAGCAAGATAAATGATTGCACGCGATGTCCTCTGAGCACGACGCGTAACAACGTAGTGCCCGGAGAAGGTTCCATTCAGTCTCCGATAATGTTCGTGGGAGAAGGTCCTGGCGCGGATGAAGACGCTTCTGGAAGGCCGTTTGTGGGGAAGGCCGGGCAGTTGCTAACAAAGATTCTCGAATCGGTGAAAATCGATAGACAGGACGTCTATATAACTAACATCGTGAAGTGCCGCCCACCAAACAACAGGGTTCCCACCACAGAAGAGAAGAGCGCATGCGCGCCTTACCTTCTCTCTCAGATAGCCATTGTCAGACCGAAGGTAATCGTCGCTCTTGGTGCTACGGCTTTATCCTTTTTCGTTAACGACGAAAAGATAAGAATGACGGAGGCCAGGGGTAAGTTATACGACTGGCTCGGTGGAATAAAGATATTTGTCATGTTCCACCCCAGCTATCTTTTGAGATATCCTTCACGGGATCCAGGCTCTCCGAAGAGCCTGACCTGGGAAGATATACAGAAAATCAGAAAAATGTACGATAGATTAATAGAGGGAAGAGAAATTGAATCATAG
- a CDS encoding LptF/LptG family permease: MGTLIKYIGYQTLGSFFIGLGGFIVFVSLELLYYLSDMIIRYKVGIDKLFLLIYYNLPEFIVMGIPVGVLLGIFWVLSRMRSDNELIALQTHGISLKKLVIPFLILGVVFSGVAYLLNDYLVPNASSKATEAMARFVYRQPEVTLKENVFMQDNQGRMIHVRRIDPETKELKGVSIYEVTRSEVTLTTATSAVISPKKWTLKDVRIYQVDSSGFLGAEMQFNTAEFEIDQDIERYLASFKAPKEKTSAELRQDIKAFKNTGIDTSSLEVALQEKYSMSVAPLVIVLLGVPVSLMFNLQSKAWSVIITFLLVVIYQGSGAWLSGMGKENLINPTLAPWIPNIVFAIVGVIVYSLIDTKASYRLSEMLTRLLRISVILLAIIVPGTLIGANVRIVGGSILGSQMGNEILLQDGVRVDYSSETLTATIDASNASVLTSNGNPISISFWGKVTMVSSETTINSERLILDLTNEKLESMEIYTRTEIEVPAVRGDTSSDGSKVPFYVYGSYIQSTIEASPTMNVTDGYITTCDRAHPHYKFRVSYAVVTPGRGMSVQNMIMYIGDLPVFYLPYYYFPLDNPDRRPFDVDLSGIVDAKTRITLRYLELDWLLLQGSWYRNWLSTEDAFTAKAALYTPFGDLELFGQFGQEKQTSYGGYALIKPKLEWISVQGGALYITGPSLKELQTPFTGLNLGETITSRKVTQMDPFAIKQTMNATELTLGYVQFLSPEEWDIELDVFGAYARLDDKALWMVNLQKLTIPTEEGFDTGFFKFKTREFDISGLFGQRYINKKILYSLRTKASAVQTEGELFDADFSVKSLNFSLASAAATFTELFDPAKMEDFILEVNTYLFTMGNLKIGGDLKGTFDASTTQLKMTMPADNKGIGKNYLTFVTDDEKLKINGRYALDYDSQHEKNKDKVFWIDPLDLLYKDFITVELKFYFESRYDGSFKIEGKKLRVYKDFELLKKEWGPVSLNVILEPAYEIAFEYESGSDFKLTKNQIPITLKNEVMWKPIEWYYLGIQYNPVLTYDFLKSEWRLDHPGKLITGVSTEVLKIDYSLELDYEELIASPTDMNWLGKGELKSEGKFDLWGTTLSHKSDTIFMPVTSKASETSYSVSFESDIFSHSTENKVYWQSNDLFDDFVNKERLTLSLKTKTKLEFTLDWTYDASPNIVDNERRLKDLNFGSSITLEDFATFALKFRYPYLSGQKKIYDRIRVELNNLTIGEIKWKSAFLDFTTGFSTFDSKYKFPAKYFSAAETRARFAIWESKQLEISSLTVGEYFIATKTASNTNYSAYSLGVANVKFNNSIVLGGSTGKFEEFGMSMELSFTDDIDFVMHINDLYFPMGSLSDKPGILKRFSFGIDGSGGRNFVEIGTYAGDISLWDESISKISPLYLDLHCMAAEIILKISFGSQVKTFAETLETIAVKFYIKELKDRYLVVGLHKGAPFFRFRF, from the coding sequence TTGGGTACGCTCATAAAGTATATAGGCTATCAGACCCTCGGTTCTTTCTTCATCGGTCTGGGTGGTTTCATAGTGTTTGTCAGTCTTGAACTTCTGTACTACCTTTCCGATATGATAATCCGATACAAGGTAGGGATAGACAAGCTCTTTCTCCTCATATACTACAATCTCCCAGAGTTCATCGTCATGGGCATTCCGGTTGGTGTGCTTCTGGGAATATTCTGGGTCCTTTCCAGAATGCGCTCGGACAACGAACTCATAGCTCTTCAGACTCATGGTATATCCCTCAAGAAACTCGTAATACCCTTTTTGATTCTCGGAGTCGTGTTCAGCGGAGTTGCCTATTTGCTCAACGATTATCTTGTTCCAAACGCCTCCTCCAAGGCAACTGAGGCTATGGCGAGGTTCGTTTATCGACAGCCCGAAGTGACACTGAAAGAAAATGTATTCATGCAGGACAATCAGGGGCGGATGATACACGTTCGAAGAATAGATCCTGAAACCAAGGAGTTGAAGGGAGTTTCAATATACGAAGTAACGAGATCTGAAGTAACTCTTACAACGGCCACTTCTGCGGTCATCTCTCCGAAAAAATGGACCTTGAAAGATGTCAGGATCTACCAGGTAGATTCTTCGGGTTTCCTGGGGGCCGAGATGCAGTTCAATACCGCCGAGTTCGAGATAGATCAAGACATTGAACGTTATCTGGCCAGCTTCAAAGCACCAAAAGAGAAAACGAGCGCCGAGTTGAGACAGGACATAAAGGCTTTCAAGAACACCGGCATAGATACATCCTCGTTGGAAGTGGCTTTGCAAGAGAAGTACTCTATGTCTGTTGCCCCACTCGTAATAGTTCTCCTTGGTGTGCCCGTATCATTAATGTTCAATCTTCAATCTAAAGCCTGGTCGGTAATAATCACATTCTTACTGGTTGTCATCTACCAGGGTTCGGGTGCCTGGCTGAGTGGAATGGGCAAGGAAAACCTCATAAACCCCACACTTGCACCCTGGATTCCGAATATAGTTTTCGCGATCGTTGGAGTTATTGTGTACTCGCTCATAGATACCAAAGCGAGTTACAGACTCTCAGAAATGCTTACGAGGCTATTGAGAATCTCTGTGATACTTCTGGCGATCATTGTACCGGGAACTCTTATCGGAGCGAACGTGAGGATAGTTGGCGGAAGCATTCTGGGATCGCAAATGGGAAATGAGATACTCCTCCAGGATGGCGTGAGGGTCGATTACTCCAGTGAAACTCTTACAGCCACCATTGATGCTTCCAACGCTTCCGTCCTGACCTCCAACGGAAATCCAATATCAATATCTTTCTGGGGTAAAGTAACCATGGTCAGTAGTGAAACGACCATCAACTCGGAAAGACTTATACTCGATCTAACAAATGAAAAGCTGGAAAGTATGGAGATATACACTAGAACAGAAATAGAAGTACCCGCGGTGAGAGGAGATACCTCCAGTGATGGATCGAAAGTGCCTTTTTATGTCTATGGAAGCTACATTCAATCCACCATAGAGGCCTCTCCTACCATGAACGTCACAGATGGTTACATAACCACGTGCGACAGAGCTCACCCACATTACAAGTTCAGGGTTTCTTACGCGGTCGTCACACCTGGAAGGGGGATGTCGGTACAGAACATGATAATGTACATCGGCGACCTGCCGGTGTTTTATCTTCCCTACTACTATTTTCCTCTGGACAATCCCGACAGAAGACCATTCGATGTTGATCTAAGCGGAATTGTAGATGCCAAAACCAGAATAACCTTGAGATATCTTGAACTGGACTGGCTGCTTTTACAGGGGTCGTGGTACAGGAACTGGCTTTCGACGGAAGATGCCTTCACCGCTAAGGCCGCTCTTTATACTCCCTTTGGAGATCTCGAACTTTTCGGGCAGTTCGGACAGGAGAAGCAGACCAGTTACGGCGGATACGCGCTGATAAAGCCCAAACTGGAATGGATAAGTGTTCAGGGTGGAGCTTTATATATAACAGGGCCTTCGCTAAAAGAATTGCAAACGCCTTTCACGGGTCTGAACCTCGGCGAAACCATTACCTCCAGGAAAGTGACCCAGATGGATCCCTTCGCGATCAAGCAAACCATGAACGCCACTGAGTTGACTCTTGGATATGTTCAGTTTCTATCGCCCGAAGAGTGGGATATAGAACTCGATGTTTTTGGCGCTTACGCCCGTCTCGATGACAAGGCGCTTTGGATGGTTAACCTCCAGAAACTGACCATTCCAACTGAAGAAGGCTTCGATACGGGCTTTTTCAAGTTCAAAACCAGAGAATTCGACATCAGCGGTCTCTTCGGACAAAGATATATAAATAAGAAGATCCTGTACTCCCTCAGAACCAAGGCGTCGGCAGTCCAAACCGAGGGGGAACTCTTCGATGCGGATTTCTCAGTTAAGTCGTTGAATTTCTCGCTGGCCTCCGCGGCAGCCACTTTCACCGAACTTTTCGATCCGGCTAAAATGGAGGATTTCATTCTGGAAGTCAACACCTATCTTTTTACGATGGGAAATCTAAAAATTGGAGGAGATCTGAAAGGCACTTTCGACGCATCGACAACACAGTTGAAAATGACTATGCCAGCAGATAATAAAGGGATTGGAAAGAACTATCTGACCTTCGTGACTGACGATGAAAAGCTTAAAATAAACGGCAGATACGCCCTGGATTATGATTCTCAACACGAAAAGAACAAAGATAAAGTTTTCTGGATAGATCCCCTCGACCTTCTCTACAAAGACTTTATTACGGTTGAACTGAAGTTTTACTTCGAATCCAGATACGACGGCTCTTTCAAGATAGAAGGAAAGAAACTCAGAGTCTATAAGGATTTCGAACTGCTAAAAAAAGAGTGGGGACCCGTTTCTCTCAACGTCATTCTTGAGCCGGCCTACGAGATAGCATTCGAGTACGAATCGGGAAGCGACTTCAAGCTGACGAAGAATCAGATACCTATAACATTGAAGAATGAAGTTATGTGGAAGCCTATTGAATGGTACTACCTAGGAATCCAGTACAATCCCGTTCTCACGTACGATTTTCTCAAGAGCGAGTGGCGACTGGATCATCCCGGCAAACTCATAACAGGAGTAAGTACGGAGGTTCTGAAGATCGATTACTCGCTCGAGCTGGATTATGAAGAACTCATCGCGAGCCCTACGGATATGAACTGGCTGGGAAAAGGAGAGTTGAAGAGCGAAGGAAAATTCGACCTTTGGGGTACCACTCTCAGTCACAAATCGGATACCATTTTCATGCCTGTAACTTCAAAAGCTTCGGAGACCTCCTATTCGGTGAGCTTCGAGTCCGATATCTTTTCTCACAGTACCGAGAACAAGGTATATTGGCAATCTAACGATCTCTTCGACGACTTCGTGAACAAGGAGAGGTTGACTCTATCGTTAAAGACAAAGACCAAACTAGAGTTCACTCTTGACTGGACTTACGACGCTTCTCCCAATATCGTTGATAACGAAAGAAGGTTGAAGGACCTGAATTTCGGCTCTTCCATAACGCTGGAAGACTTCGCCACCTTTGCGCTGAAGTTCAGATATCCTTATCTATCTGGGCAGAAAAAAATATACGATAGAATCAGAGTCGAGTTAAACAACCTCACTATCGGAGAGATCAAATGGAAGAGCGCCTTCCTTGACTTTACGACTGGTTTCTCGACTTTTGACTCTAAATACAAGTTCCCGGCCAAATACTTCAGTGCTGCCGAAACCAGGGCACGTTTCGCGATCTGGGAATCGAAGCAGCTCGAAATATCTTCTTTAACGGTAGGAGAGTATTTCATAGCTACAAAAACGGCTTCCAACACCAATTACAGTGCGTACTCCCTGGGAGTCGCAAATGTGAAGTTCAACAACTCCATCGTGCTGGGAGGCAGCACGGGAAAGTTTGAAGAGTTCGGAATGAGCATGGAACTGTCCTTCACAGATGACATTGATTTCGTGATGCATATTAACGATCTGTACTTCCCGATGGGCTCCCTGTCCGACAAACCCGGTATATTGAAGCGCTTCTCTTTCGGGATAGACGGAAGTGGCGGCAGGAATTTCGTTGAGATAGGAACTTATGCCGGAGATATATCCCTGTGGGATGAATCAATAAGTAAGATCTCACCTCTCTATCTCGATCTCCATTGTATGGCCGCTGAGATAATTCTGAAAATCAGTTTTGGAAGTCAGGTGAAGACGTTTGCGGAAACGTTGGAGACTATTGCCGTGAAGTTCTACATCAAGGAATTGAAAGATAGGTACCTGGTCGTAGGGCTTCACAAAGGGGCGCCTTTCTTCAGATTCAGATTTTGA
- a CDS encoding phosphate signaling complex PhoU family protein, whose product MISKVGFERIALLRSDILKMARYIQNICNKSSVAMLERNEHQARDVLYSDSVIDHYQIELQKTIISLTGILTPTGKDLRFLTMTMSIVKTLERIGDKFVSICELAMVLIKKPPIGYYEKLRTMFDGVSLMLKGSIDNLVDPSLLEAERLCRNDSNIDSLLEGVRSDLLSNMEQSPSITSRAVDLLRVFCYLEEIADLCTELMEAAVYIDIGKHYRCINDIFQPVDFKAY is encoded by the coding sequence ATGATATCTAAGGTTGGGTTTGAAAGAATAGCCTTGTTGCGTTCGGATATACTCAAGATGGCTCGTTATATTCAGAATATTTGCAATAAAAGCTCCGTGGCGATGCTTGAGCGCAACGAACATCAGGCAAGAGATGTCCTCTATTCCGATTCCGTCATCGATCATTATCAGATCGAACTGCAAAAGACAATAATAAGCCTTACGGGAATCCTGACACCGACGGGAAAGGACCTGAGGTTTTTGACTATGACCATGAGTATAGTAAAAACGCTCGAGAGAATCGGGGACAAATTCGTCTCTATATGCGAACTTGCGATGGTTCTAATAAAGAAGCCGCCGATCGGTTATTACGAGAAGCTACGAACCATGTTCGACGGGGTCTCCCTGATGCTTAAGGGTTCCATCGATAATCTAGTCGATCCTTCGCTTTTAGAAGCCGAGAGACTTTGCCGGAACGATTCGAACATCGATAGCCTTCTCGAAGGAGTTCGCAGCGATCTATTAAGCAACATGGAACAATCTCCTTCGATAACGTCCAGAGCCGTAGATCTCTTGAGGGTATTCTGCTATCTCGAGGAAATAGCTGACCTTTGCACCGAGCTCATGGAGGCGGCCGTTTATATCGATATAGGAAAGCATTATCGCTGTATAAACGATATTTTTCAGCCCGTTGATTTCAAAGCCTACTGA